The Spirosoma radiotolerans genome has a window encoding:
- a CDS encoding class I SAM-dependent methyltransferase: MEKAFWLNSWELEGPYTSFHRKDIHPYLIKHLPPFSLEGKSVFVPLCGKSVDMIYFSHFAQRVVGVEIVEKAVLQFFSDNLLPYQRIGNKFMSGNITIFCCDLFSLTTEDIGPVDVVYDRASLVALPTPMRMRYLQTLEKLTPVGALTFLNTVEYEPSLSTPPFSISPSDVSSYFPNYVIDHVESPILPNHGMVRKFNLTFLIEHGFLMRKLYDSPVYMDAEELSENAAR; the protein is encoded by the coding sequence ATGGAAAAAGCATTCTGGCTTAACTCTTGGGAATTAGAAGGCCCTTACACCAGTTTTCACCGCAAAGACATCCACCCTTACCTGATCAAGCACCTTCCACCCTTTTCGCTGGAGGGCAAGTCGGTTTTCGTTCCTCTCTGTGGCAAAAGCGTTGATATGATCTACTTTAGCCACTTCGCCCAGCGGGTTGTGGGGGTCGAGATCGTTGAGAAAGCTGTGCTCCAGTTCTTTTCCGATAACCTACTCCCCTACCAGCGGATTGGCAATAAATTCATGTCGGGCAACATTACCATTTTCTGCTGCGACCTCTTTAGCCTGACCACTGAAGACATTGGACCTGTGGACGTCGTGTATGACCGGGCATCGCTGGTGGCCTTACCCACACCCATGCGGATGCGCTACCTGCAAACGCTCGAAAAACTAACGCCCGTGGGTGCCTTAACGTTTTTGAATACGGTCGAGTATGAACCGTCCTTGTCGACTCCCCCGTTCAGCATTTCACCCAGTGATGTTTCCAGCTATTTCCCGAATTATGTCATTGATCATGTCGAGAGTCCAATCTTACCGAATCACGGTATGGTACGGAAATTCAATCTGACATTTCTGATCGAACATGGCTTTCTGATGCGCAAACTATACGACTCACCCGTTTACATGGACGCGGAGGAACTGTCGGAGAATGCAGCCAGGTAA
- a CDS encoding ABC transporter ATP-binding protein, giving the protein MLTIATEKIGKKYRREWIFRHVDLTLNAGTSYTFVGPNGSGKSTLLQLLAGNLPHTEGNLTYSQDATLIDPDSWFRQVSIAAPYLELVEELTLDELLTFHQTFKPFRNNLTTEAVADRLLLTHARHKEIKYFSSGMKQRVKLGLAFFSNAPVVILDEPTANLDRQGAAWYHEQVRQLGPDQLLLIGSNQPEEYDFCPNVLDVMQWK; this is encoded by the coding sequence ATGCTGACAATCGCTACCGAGAAAATCGGTAAAAAGTACCGGAGGGAGTGGATCTTTCGCCACGTAGACCTGACGCTCAACGCCGGTACGAGCTACACGTTTGTTGGACCCAATGGGAGTGGAAAATCAACGCTGCTGCAATTACTGGCCGGAAATTTACCCCATACAGAAGGTAACCTGACGTATTCGCAGGATGCTACGCTCATTGATCCCGACAGTTGGTTTCGGCAGGTGAGCATTGCCGCTCCGTACCTCGAATTAGTGGAAGAGTTGACGCTGGATGAACTACTGACGTTTCACCAAACCTTCAAACCATTCCGGAACAACCTGACGACAGAAGCCGTTGCCGACCGACTGTTATTGACCCACGCGCGCCATAAGGAAATAAAGTATTTCTCGTCGGGTATGAAACAGCGGGTCAAACTCGGGCTGGCCTTCTTTTCCAACGCACCGGTCGTTATTCTGGACGAACCTACGGCCAACCTCGACCGGCAGGGAGCCGCCTGGTATCACGAGCAGGTGCGTCAACTTGGCCCGGATCAGCTTTTGCTGATTGGTTCTAACCAGCCCGAAGAATACGATTTCTGCCCCAATGTGCTGGATGTAATGCAGTGGAAGTGA